CCCCTCAGATCTATACACTGCAGAGCTAAAGGCTATTTTCAAACCAGAGTACAGCGCATATTTTACCCTCTTTTAAGTGTATGTCGCTCCAGCCTTGGTTTTTGTGGGTTAATGATATTGACAGTCATTCTTGAATATGTTGTTTTACAGGTGTGAGTTGTTCACTGGTATGGGTCAGAATTTCCACACtgtcacacaggagagagaaatATTCTTACCCCCAAGATGTTCATCTTTTCCAGGAGACGTTGGATGTCCTGAAGGTTGGGTGGGTCCTTGCGGAACAACTCCAAGATCATCTAAAATAATGGGACAAAATTGTATATGATTTTTCTAATACACAATGTGTCAAAACCACCCCTCCCATGACCACATATCATGTCACTCACCCTTGCTCTCAGGCCCAGGATGAGTTGAGCCCTCTGTTTGTAACTCAGCAACTTTGGAACTGCTTCAGTCACCACAGTTACAAACTCCTCGACCTTCCCATAGTGCATCACATTGCGTTGATTCACCACATGCCATACAAATGAATACATCAGCCGCAGCGGGGAAACCAATAGTcgcaaagaggagagaggaagtgggGGAGCTATAGCAAGACGATAGAACAACATGTTAGGGTGTGTGGCTTCATCCTCTAGGCTTTTTAGCAACAAATACCTCCAGCAACATGGCTAACTACCTAGCAAACTTAAATTTAGAAGGGATGCCAAAATAGACATTAGTTTTACACTAAGCTATCCATTGAAGATAAAAATCGGGTCTATAGCCAGGTTCACATTTGTAAAATTGAATAGATTGCCAATACATGGTTAGCAAGTGTCGTATAATGTATCCTACCCGTACTGGCTGTACTCTTCTTGACTCGTTTGTCCATGCCGGAATGTTACCAAATATGTACGATAGGCAGAAATCTAACAGTAAAGGTAACTAGCATACTGGACAGCTATCACCAAGTCACTGACGATTTTTTTGGGTGAAATTGGCGACAACGGGAAACGGAACCAAAGCCAGAACAAAGTTTTGACCAATTAAAACCAAGATTGGCAGCATAACAACATTACCGCCACCTACCGTGCTGGAATAAGAGCCGCAACTGAATCTTCTCGTTTCTTGAAATTACATTTTTAGGTAAAAACATGAATTTCATCATATATATCTGGATAAATATGAATCTTTATTAATTAACTTTTGTGGCTTAATACACTTTAAATGTATTATAAAAAGTAATCGCACAGGACCATTCTAGCAAATACTAGGTTTCCCTTGCTGTGAATGTTTTCAACTAAAACAGCAAAACAATTGAGTAGTGGTACACAATTTTGCCTTCATCCAACACCAAATGTTGTGCATATTTTTTGTAAAGGCTTCCGGCAACCATTGACTACTCTCAAAAAGAGAAATACGTGAGTGGCTGTCAATGTACATCTTATGTCATTGGAATTTCAATAACCTATCCAAAAAAAAAAGCATCACAAACAAATATGTTTTAATGACGCAATCATTAATTGTTATCTAACAGGACatatgtttgtttctgtgtgAATTAAGCCAGACATTCTACTATTTGTCAATGTTCAGTCGAGGGAATCCTGGATTATGGTCCAAAATGGTCAAATTTACGAAAAAAATCTGGACATAATTACAGCCAATGGCACTGGATTTTTTGACAAAGTTAAACTTGTGTCAGAACAATAAAACTAGCATTCCAGTCATTGTGTGTGTGGAGGATAGCCACTGCAGAAAATCAACTCATTTTGGAGGAATGTCTCCTGCGACAGCTGGTGTGACTGTATTTCCTTGTCTGCTCAGATCGCTCTCCTGAGTGCAACCGCTCATGCGGCTTCAGAAGATGTGGTAACTTGAAGACCTTTCCACACTGGTCACAGGGGTGCCTCTCCGCTGTGTGGTGGATAATTATGTGCTCCTTCAGGTGCTGATTCAGCTTGTACGTCTTCCCACACATGTCGCAGTGGTAAGGGCGTTCGCCCGTGTGCAGACGTTTGTGACTACTCAAGCTGCTgctctgtttaaaggtcttgtcaCATATGTCACATCTGTAAGGTTTTACAGAGGTGTGCGTAAACATGTGGGCCTTAATGAGTCCGTTGCTGCCAAACACCTTCTGGCAGACAGGGCATGGGATCTTGGGTTTGTTGCCATGGTCCCTTTGGTGTTTCTTCAGGTCAAACTCATAAACAAAAGTCTTTCCACACTGGGCACAGAGGAATGGGCAGTTCCCAATGTGATAGCCCATGTGCCTCTTCAGCCCACTGGGATGAAAGAAGCGCATCCCACACTGCTCACAGATGAACGGGCGCTCCATGGTGTGCCAGCGCTCGTGGACAGACAGCTTGTATTGAGTTGGGAATCTCTTCTGACAATGAGTGCAGGGAAAGTTATTTTCACTTGCATGAGACTGGATGTGTATTCTGCAATAAAATGCTTGGCTGAAGCCCTTTCCGCAGATGGTGCATTTGTGTGGTTTTGCACCCATGTGGATGAGCTGATGCTTCTTCAGGTCAGCCTTTTTCCGAAAGCCCTTGTCACACTCATCACACTTAAATGGCCGCGCTTCAGAGTGATTTTTCATATGAGTGGTCATGTATCCTAAGGACCTGAAGGCCCTGCCACACTCCGTGCACttgaaaggtttctctcctgtgtgaatgcgTAGGTGATTTTCCAGCTGAGACGGATagacaaaactcttcccacactccTGGCAAATTATGGTTGCCTCAGGGATTTTCCTCTTCGAGGGTACAGTTATTCTTTGTGGCTTGGGCGGCCGTCTCCTTCGGATAACAGCCCTCTCAAAGAGATTGGCTTCTGTTTCCTGACCCCCAATTACCACACTGCTTCCAAGACACGTGTCACCTGACCGGATCTCCTTGTCTACATCATTGTTTTCTGGAAGGGGTGGCAAGGAAGGGAGCGAGATAGTGTTACTTGCAATGTGGGAGACCCACTGGTGGAAACTCGCTACTTTGACCGGTGGGTTACCCGGTTGGTTCCCAATGGTGACCGTGGCAAGGATGACTAATTTGACTATCTGTGAAGGAGAGGATTTGGTGAAGGAACTACTCATCAGTGATACAAGCGGTTGGTGTCTCTCTGTTGGCAGCATACTCCTTACTGTTGGTGCCCCTTTTGATGGTGACCCTCCCACTAGTCCGCTAACACCTTGAGGACTAGACGCGCTCTCTGGCAGTGCATTATCTTCTTCACTGTCACACACTGCATTTTTCGCCCCACTTCCGTTATCCCTGgcaccctcttctctctccacagtactATCTTCTCCAGCATGGGGCGAGTCATCTGACATCATTCCCAGATCCTCCAGGTCACTGAAGGAGGCAGGGTTCATGACACTTAGAGCGGCTTCTAATGATTTTGATGGCTCGTCAAAATCTGGCTCCATTGATGGCATTCCACAGGCGAGGCGGAAGGACAGCGAGGACAGCACACAGTCACCCACAGAAGAAGTGAGAGGTACTGAGAAAAAATTCAATATGAAAAATATTTAAGTACATTACATTTAAGGATATTGTGCAAATTAAAAAGACTAGGCtttttatatatattcctgttaaAAAAATCATTAAATGGTTCATAATGAAGTGAAAGGTCCCGTATGTAGCTTTGTGCGCGACCCAACCAAATGTACATAGAAATGTCAGTTATAGATCTGTCTTTCTCATTGTAAGCAAGTCTGAAAAGTGGTATATCGGTTCTATGCGTGCTATTTCTATGCCTTCCG
This is a stretch of genomic DNA from Salvelinus alpinus chromosome 11, SLU_Salpinus.1, whole genome shotgun sequence. It encodes these proteins:
- the LOC139533987 gene encoding uncharacterized protein isoform X1; the protein is MNISASSGQQDAEVEESQANFVALVQTLLKNPYERKHFFQEEFHTQYGSKYDTALQALVGGLVLRLEQLLSVPDLSQIASMISAAPSDLEECGQSVSDPEQLKILLQHQKLLNKTQFNKNVPLTSSVGDCVLSSLSFRLACGMPSMEPDFDEPSKSLEAALSVMNPASFSDLEDLGMMSDDSPHAGEDSTVEREEGARDNGSGAKNAVCDSEEDNALPESASSPQGVSGLVGGSPSKGAPTVRSMLPTERHQPLVSLMSSSFTKSSPSQIVKLVILATVTIGNQPGNPPVKVASFHQWVSHIASNTISLPSLPPLPENNDVDKEIRSGDTCLGSSVVIGGQETEANLFERAVIRRRRPPKPQRITVPSKRKIPEATIICQECGKSFVYPSQLENHLRIHTGEKPFKCTECGRAFRSLGYMTTHMKNHSEARPFKCDECDKGFRKKADLKKHQLIHMGAKPHKCTICGKGFSQAFYCRIHIQSHASENNFPCTHCQKRFPTQYKLSVHERWHTMERPFICEQCGMRFFHPSGLKRHMGYHIGNCPFLCAQCGKTFVYEFDLKKHQRDHGNKPKIPCPVCQKVFGSNGLIKAHMFTHTSVKPYRCDICDKTFKQSSSLSSHKRLHTGERPYHCDMCGKTYKLNQHLKEHIIIHHTAERHPCDQCGKVFKLPHLLKPHERLHSGERSEQTRKYSHTSCRRRHSSKMS
- the LOC139533987 gene encoding zinc finger protein ZFP2-like isoform X2 → MISAAPSDLEECGQSVSDPEQLKILLQHQKLLNKTQFNKNVPLTSSVGDCVLSSLSFRLACGMPSMEPDFDEPSKSLEAALSVMNPASFSDLEDLGMMSDDSPHAGEDSTVEREEGARDNGSGAKNAVCDSEEDNALPESASSPQGVSGLVGGSPSKGAPTVRSMLPTERHQPLVSLMSSSFTKSSPSQIVKLVILATVTIGNQPGNPPVKVASFHQWVSHIASNTISLPSLPPLPENNDVDKEIRSGDTCLGSSVVIGGQETEANLFERAVIRRRRPPKPQRITVPSKRKIPEATIICQECGKSFVYPSQLENHLRIHTGEKPFKCTECGRAFRSLGYMTTHMKNHSEARPFKCDECDKGFRKKADLKKHQLIHMGAKPHKCTICGKGFSQAFYCRIHIQSHASENNFPCTHCQKRFPTQYKLSVHERWHTMERPFICEQCGMRFFHPSGLKRHMGYHIGNCPFLCAQCGKTFVYEFDLKKHQRDHGNKPKIPCPVCQKVFGSNGLIKAHMFTHTSVKPYRCDICDKTFKQSSSLSSHKRLHTGERPYHCDMCGKTYKLNQHLKEHIIIHHTAERHPCDQCGKVFKLPHLLKPHERLHSGERSEQTRKYSHTSCRRRHSSKMS